TTATGCAGAATCCATCAGGCAGACAGGTATAAGAAGCATCGCCGTGCTAAAAACATTCCTGAATTCATGAAACTTCTAATAGCTTTCAGCGGGCTCTTGTGGTATCCTGTGTCACTGATAGGAGGTGACCAAGATGCAAAACCCATTGGACGAGCTGTACGACCGGTACAATCGTTTTGTCCCTGACGCAGAGATTCAGAAGAAAATTGAAGCATGCCACCAGCAGCTCATCCGCAGTTTGGAAAAGCCGGAACGCAAGCTGATCCTGCAAATCATTGACGGCAAAGATATGATTTCAGGGTTCTATGCTAAAGAAAGCTTTGCCTGTGGCTTCTGGCTGGCATGGAGACTGCTCTCACAGCTTCATCATTACCAAAGCGACCGTCCGCCTGAGGAATTCCTCAAGGAGAACGGTCGTTTTATTATGCGGGAGGGAGATGCGGCAGATGAAGCGTAGAACAAGAATCGCAATTGGTGCGGCAGGGATGGCGACGGTTTTTCTTCTGCTGGGTACTGTTCCGCCGCGCCTGCCAGAGGAAACCCCCGCTGCTCCCCACATTCGCCCTGCGTGCGATTTAACACAAGAGATCAGGGAAATACCCCTGCCCGAGCCGCAAATCGACTGTGTGGCGGATTTACCCGCAATCGTTGGGGATATATCCAGCGTATCTGATGCAGGTGCCGGTGCTCCATGTGCCCAAGGCGTACCGAAACCCAAACCCAAATTCGCCGAGGACACAGCAGCCCCCCAAGCGGTAAATCCAACTGCCCCGGCACGGCAGAAACCACAGCCAAAGGAGTCCGCACCTGCCCCCAAAGAGGCCTCTCCTCAAATGGGAGATACCCGCACGGTAGATGGAAAAAAGCAGGTATACTTCCTTGGCTTCGGATGGATAGACGATAACGGCGGTGGCGGGGAGGGCACTATCGTGGATGGAGACGGCGACATAAACAAGATGGTGGGCGATATGTAATCGAAAGGACTGAATATGCCAATGGATGAACTTTTATTACCGGAAAACCGGCTGAGTCCCAGCGAAGCAGACGATCAGCCGATGAATAAAGACTACCTGGAAACAGACCTTCCAGCCAGCATTCAGAAGGCGATTGCCGAATTGCTTCAGGGAGAGAAAGAACAGGTGCTTCATTTGGACTGCCTCAGTGATGAGTTGTACGGAGCAATTAACGCAAACCTTTGGGGTGGCTGCATCACCGAGGAACAGGCGGATTATCTGCGGAATAAATATTTGTAAAGAAAGCCCAACACAGAAAAAGCAAGGGTGGAAGCCGAATCATACCGGCCTCCACCCTTGCCCTATCTACTTGGGTTTAATTACTTTGTCTTTCTCACGCCGTTTTTGTCTACCTCATATCCGTCTACCTTGGTGTTCTTGGCAAGGGAACCGTCGGCGTTGCAGTAATACCACTTGCCGTCAATCTCCAACCACTTGCCGGACACCATGACGCCGTCCTTGGTAAAGTAGTAGCGTTTGTCGCTGATGTCCAGCCAGTCCACGGCAACCTTGTTGCCAGTGTAATACCGCCAGTTGCCGCCGTCCTTCACCCAGCCGGTTTTGAGAGTCCCATCGGTATTGAAGAAATACTTCACGCCGTCGATGGTCTGTGTGCCGGTGAGGGCTTTGCCGTCCTTGTAGTACAGATACTGTCCGGCATCGTTAAGCGCCCATCCCTGTGCCGTATCCGGGTCAATGGTCAGCTTGATGTAGCGGTGGAGCATGGCGCTGACCTCCGCGCGGGTGGCATTGGACTTTGGATTAAACCTGTTATTCGTTTCGCCCATCATAATGCCTGCCTGCTGCATGGCAGTAACCGCCGCCTTATAGATGCTGCCGATGCTGGAAGCATCCGCATAGGTCACAGCTTCACGGGTCACAGGCAGCTTGTAGCCGGTGGCTTTTGCGTAGTTTGCGAAGATGACCGCAACTTCTTCACGGGTAATTGCCCGGTCGGGTGCAAACTGCTGATTGCCGATACCCTGCACAATGCCTTTCTTGTATGCCCACTCGATGTAGGGGCGGAAGGTGCTGCCCGCTTTCACATCGGTAAAGCTATTGGTGGTGTATGCTTTCACATCTACGCCTGTCAATCTGCCGAGGGCCGTTACCAGCATTTCCCTTGTCATGGCAGTATCAGGTGCAAAGGTAGTTTTGGATGTGCCGGAAAGAAGTCCCCTGCCGACCACATAGTCGATGCTTTCCTTGCCCCAATGGGTGGAAATGTCGGTAAACTTGGCGCTTGGAGCTTCGTACCCTACGCCGTACACCGAGAAATGGTTAGTGCCCAGCAGGAGGCTTCTACTGTTTGGATCATAGGCCGAACCGGGGATTCGGGTGGCATTTCCCGCCCCGTCCACATAGACGCCGAACAGATAGCCCACGGCCTCATTTTTGCCCGGTGTGTAGGGGATGGACAGGGTTGCCTTGCCGCTTCCAAGACTGGAAATATTCTGTGTTTTTCCGTGTTTGTCTGTATAGCTGATTGTGATGCTATAGACTGGACGGTTGCCCAAAAGCGCTTTTGCTGCCTTTGAAAGCCCAGTGACTGGAGTGAAGCTGATGCTGATATCCCCGCTACTCTGTTTCTGGATTTCCTTTAGTGCGTTCAGATCAAGACTGAGGGATACCGGTGCGCCACTGATTTCAAGTTCAGTTACCCCAGCACTTACAAGACTGTTCAGGGAATTTCGGGTCAAGGTTGCCGCAAGAGAAGTCGTGCCCTTTGGCATTGTAACATTCAGTGCCACCGATATGCCGTTTGCGGTTTTTCCCTGCGCCTTTGCATCAGCCTGTGCCTTAGCAATGGCGTCGGTCACTGTCTTGTCGGGGATTGATGCGCTGGCCGCACCGTTTTGTCCCGCCGCCGTGATGGGAGCCGTTGCCGTCACTGGCTGATCCGGCTTCTTTTCAGGTGTAGTGATTGTGGGCGTGCCCGGCGTATAGGAATCACCACCACCAGAGCCGCCGCTACCGTTATAGCTCCAGCTTGCCGTAACCGTCAGATCAGCGGTCACGTTATCAAAGGCTTTATCCCACCCGGTGAAGGTATAGCCGCTTCGGGTAGCGGTGGGAGCCGTTGCCGCTCCGCCCTCCGCAATGGTCTGTGACAGCTCGCCCCCTCCTGTGCGGCTGCCACCGTTCAAGTTAAAGGTGACAGTATAGGTCTGCTCTGCAACGGTAAGGGTACCGTTCGTGCGAGTTGTAATGGTGTAATTATCCGTTGCCGTGCCGCCTGTGAGTGTAATGGGATAGCTGCCCACCGTATTGCCGTCAAAGGTCGGGCAAGCCAGGACAGGTTGGGTGCTTAAAGCATCCGCCTTGGTTTCCCCGGGAGCCAGATTGCCTACAGTATAGGTAAGCTCCGGCAGGCTGCCGCCCTTAGTGACCGTCTTATTATCGGTAACAAGGGTGATTTCCCGTTTTGCGATGGTAAAGTTGAATATCTCGCTGCCTGCATAATCGGGGTTACTCTCCGGCACAGAAATGGTCAACTTATATGCGCCTGCGTTTGTGGGCGCGGTGCTGTTTCTGTAGCCTGCGCTATCCGTGGATTCATACAGCCATTCCAGTTGATTCACCGGAACAGAGCCGCCTGTAACGGTCGCTGTGCCACTGGGCGCATAGGATGCGCCGTCATAGGCCTTATTGGCGGTCGTGATGCCGCCAATGATAACGGCTTGTTTTGCCGTAACAGATACCTTGCGGCTGACGGTGGAGCTGTCCGGCAGGGTCAGCCAAGCAGGTGGCGTTATGTAGCTGATGGTGCCTGTAAAGGTCTGCTCGGTGCCTACAGCCGTTCTATCCAGCGCTTCGCCGCCGTTCCAATCGACAGTATAGGCAACGCTTTGGCCTTCTACCATGATGGAACCGCTTGCAGGCAGGATGGCGCTTCCTAATTCAGCGGCTGTAGCGGAGCTGTCGCTGCTTATGACCACCAACGTGTCGCTGAAGGTGGGGGGCACTGCCGTGACCGGCGTAACGGTAACGGTTAGACTCGCAGTCACGCCGTTGGGCTCAATATTGCTGTTGCCTGTGAGCGTACCGACCACCACATATATAGCAGTCTTGGCATTGTAGGCAGAGACAGTCGACCATGTAATTGGCAGCACTGCCGTACCGCCATCGGTGCTGACGTTCACACTTGAAGGCAGACCTGCCGCATCCACAACAGCCTGTGCAGTTGTGGCGGTGCGCATTTCATAGGCGGTTTTGTTTGCGTTGTCCACAGTCGTGGTGATCTCTGACACCTTGGCCTGCTCAATGGTGAAATTGACCGTGACCGGAGCAAGGGAAATCTCGTAGTTTCCACCCGCACTTAAATTGCCGAGGGAAATGGCATAGGTCCCCACGTTTTCCCCTGCTGCACGACTAAGCTTGCCGGTGAAAGCCCCCGGAGCCAAGCCAGCGCCATTTGCAAAGGTCAATATTGGATCAATCTCGCCATATTTTTTGCTCTGACCGGGGTGGGGCATGATGGTGATTGGCTTTTTCCCTATGGTGTAGGTTATGTTTATGGTACCGTAAAAGCTGCCGATGCCGGTGATGGTGAGTGTCACCGTTCCGGCGTTTGTGCCATCGCTTGCGCTCTCGTCTGCTACCGCAACAGTATAATCGGTGTCCTTAACCAGTGTTTCGCCGTCAAAGATCAAGGCTGGGATTTGCTCACTGCCGTTGTAAGTGAGGCCGTCTGTTGCTCCCACCGTGGCATACTGGATATCCCGCGCTGTCAGATACAGCCCGCCATCGCCGCTTTGTCCCGCAAGACCTGTGAGCGTGGGCAGCTTGCCGTCGGCAAATGTCCAAACGCCGCTGTCCCAAGCAGCAGTATCCCAATTACCTGCTGTCGTCCAGAATCTGCCGCCAAACAAGGTCTGTGAGGTCACATCCGCGCCGTCCTTTGCACTTAGACCCTTATTTGCCCATGTGCCAGGAATACGGCTGAACGCATAGTTGTTCAAGAGAGAGCCGGAGGTGTTTCTGCCCACCACGCGCCCGAAATCGGATGCGCTTGCGTTGTTGATGGAAGGGTTCAATGCCGCACAATTTTGCACGCTGCCACTGGTAACGCTTCCCGCAACGCCGCCGACATAGCGAACGCCTTTGATATTGCCGGTGCTGTAGCAATTTTGCACACTGCTGCTGCTAACGTCCCCCGCAACGCCGCCAACATAGCGTACTCCGGAAACACTGCTGTCACTGTAGCATCGTTGCACCGTAGTGGCTGCGTATTCAAGATACCCTATTATGCCGCCAACATAGTCTTTGCCAGTCACACTACCGGTACTGTAGCAGTTTTGTACTGTGCCGCTTGAAGCACGGCCCACCGTTCCGCCGACATTCTCATCACCGGATACGTTGCCAATAACGGCGCAGTTTCCTACTGCCGCATCCCAAGCAAATCCGGCTATGCCGCCGACACTGTTTTGTCCGTTGACGCTTGCGTCGATGATTCTGATATTCTGCACCTTGCTACCGATGTAGAGATAGCCGAATAAACCGATGTAATCAGCCGTCGACCGGGTGATAGTCAGCCCGGTAATGGTTTTGTTGTTGCCATTAAAGTTTCCCTTGAATTGTTTTGCAGAGGTGCCAATGGGCATCCAGCCCTCCCCACTTGCATAGCTGGAAAGGTCAAGGTCCTTTTCCAGCCTGTAATACCTTCCTGGATCCGCATAAGGTGAGGTTCCCGCATTCACCAGTTCGGCCAGTTTGGCAAGGTCTGCGGCGGTTTTGATGAGATAGGGGCTGGCGCTTGTGCCCGCACCCTCAAAGACGCTCGCGCCCACCGGAAGCAAGTGCTCCGGCATGTAAGCATGCTGTCCGCCCATATTTTTAAGAAGCGGCAGTTTTCCGGATTCAATATGCCAAATATCGGTATCCCAGTCTGCCGTAAAGCCCGCAGCTTGCGTCCAGAAGTCCGCTGTGTAGATTTGGGCGGCGGTTTTGGATAACCCGTCTACGCCATTTGCATTGCTGGTAATGGATTGCGGGGCAGTATTTTTTAAAACTTCCACACCATCAAAAGCCAAATTGCCACTTAGAATCCCTTGCTCCTCATATAGTGTTAACACACGCTCGACATAGCCTCGGCCACTGACTGAGGGGTTAAGTGCAGCACAATTTTCTACCGTGGCACCACCTTTGACTTGACCCGCTACACCGCCGGCTTTGTAGCTGTCAGAGACGCTGCCGGTGCCGTAGCAGTTTCGTAATAATGCTGAATCGCCATCCATGCTACCCACCACGCCGCCGGTTATTTCAGCCCCGGAAACATTGCCAGTGCTGTAGCAGTTTTCTACGATGGCTCCGGCTACTTCGCCCACCACCCCACCGGCAGAACCGCTGTGATATCCTGTACTGCCCGTTCGCATAACA
This is a stretch of genomic DNA from Anaeropeptidivorans aminofermentans. It encodes these proteins:
- a CDS encoding DUF6809 family protein gives rise to the protein MQNPLDELYDRYNRFVPDAEIQKKIEACHQQLIRSLEKPERKLILQIIDGKDMISGFYAKESFACGFWLAWRLLSQLHHYQSDRPPEEFLKENGRFIMREGDAADEA
- a CDS encoding DUF6550 family protein, translated to MKRRTRIAIGAAGMATVFLLLGTVPPRLPEETPAAPHIRPACDLTQEIREIPLPEPQIDCVADLPAIVGDISSVSDAGAGAPCAQGVPKPKPKFAEDTAAPQAVNPTAPARQKPQPKESAPAPKEASPQMGDTRTVDGKKQVYFLGFGWIDDNGGGGEGTIVDGDGDINKMVGDM
- a CDS encoding S-layer homology domain-containing protein, yielding MSKRKPIQRLTAVALSVIMVVGMMPVSAAAAGMPIGASGEITAFEALGSDITVRSVPLGTSKADLELPDTLTATIRLAVLDEEPVLDSGETDAKLDSADTVSGSAIGMDEKVDTEAGAEAEIASPSDAQETKSDTKAEPVEKTVDSIDEISVPLPVTWTSSPEYDGEVAGTYHFTPELPEGFTLAAGAKEPQITVTVGAAVITGGMVTAFDELPDDIRWQNTIAPTFPETVSGTVGSEAAQIPVTWEADHDYDAEYPQRGLYVFTVVLGEGYALADGVELPRITVYIPQSAGRMLRMTGGGTTDSPLEITTAAQLAEIATLVNARENGLELFLFNDAGAKVSLKLMNDLNLSAYSSGEGWMPIGTSEFPFTGSFDGNDKSILGLYINRNVDYQGLFGYVGNEGAVKSLGVINVNITGRINVGSVAGWVRGTVQDCYSTGNVTGSSYVGGAAGEVDGGTLENCYNTGSVTGTGSGTSGSVGGVAGWVSGTVQNCYSTGNVTGTGVGISTGGVAGWVTNTGIIQNCFNTGSITASGTDTGNKICAGGVAGWVYGTVQNCYSTGSITGTGTSAYVGGVAGTVSGTVKSCAALNSSISAVGYNVGVGRAAGIDTRNRLSGNMAYSGMTVNGVMVSSTDTDSINGMNVDASAIQTLWTTGALSDWDSSIWTLSEGKLPGFGTAIDMPEYIVDGSDPNFFGEGTSETPYQITTPAQLAKLAELVNEGNASYNAAHYRLMNDLDLSGYVSGEGWMPIGNAYSRSFNGTFDGNGNTIANLTINAVGGDYQGLFGKIVGGVVKDLGVAGVSINGRRYVGGVAGAIESATLENCYSTGNINSTANGSVGGIVGAACDNNMVKYCYSTCDVNSTGESLSQDRGGVVGLLCRGSMLQNCYSTGNVMRTGSTGYHSGSAGGVVGEVAGAIVENCYSTGNVSGAEITGGVVGSMDGDSALLRNCYGTGSVSDSYKAGGVAGQVKGGATVENCAALNPSVSGRGYVERVLTLYEEQGILSGNLAFDGVEVLKNTAPQSITSNANGVDGLSKTAAQIYTADFWTQAAGFTADWDTDIWHIESGKLPLLKNMGGQHAYMPEHLLPVGASVFEGAGTSASPYLIKTAADLAKLAELVNAGTSPYADPGRYYRLEKDLDLSSYASGEGWMPIGTSAKQFKGNFNGNNKTITGLTITRSTADYIGLFGYLYIGSKVQNIRIIDASVNGQNSVGGIAGFAWDAAVGNCAVIGNVSGDENVGGTVGRASSGTVQNCYSTGSVTGKDYVGGIIGYLEYAATTVQRCYSDSSVSGVRYVGGVAGDVSSSSVQNCYSTGNIKGVRYVGGVAGSVTSGSVQNCAALNPSINNASASDFGRVVGRNTSGSLLNNYAFSRIPGTWANKGLSAKDGADVTSQTLFGGRFWTTAGNWDTAAWDSGVWTFADGKLPTLTGLAGQSGDGGLYLTARDIQYATVGATDGLTYNGSEQIPALIFDGETLVKDTDYTVAVADESASDGTNAGTVTLTITGIGSFYGTINITYTIGKKPITIMPHPGQSKKYGEIDPILTFANGAGLAPGAFTGKLSRAAGENVGTYAISLGNLSAGGNYEISLAPVTVNFTIEQAKVSEITTTVDNANKTAYEMRTATTAQAVVDAAGLPSSVNVSTDGGTAVLPITWSTVSAYNAKTAIYVVVGTLTGNSNIEPNGVTASLTVTVTPVTAVPPTFSDTLVVISSDSSATAAELGSAILPASGSIMVEGQSVAYTVDWNGGEALDRTAVGTEQTFTGTISYITPPAWLTLPDSSTVSRKVSVTAKQAVIIGGITTANKAYDGASYAPSGTATVTGGSVPVNQLEWLYESTDSAGYRNSTAPTNAGAYKLTISVPESNPDYAGSEIFNFTIAKREITLVTDNKTVTKGGSLPELTYTVGNLAPGETKADALSTQPVLACPTFDGNTVGSYPITLTGGTATDNYTITTRTNGTLTVAEQTYTVTFNLNGGSRTGGGELSQTIAEGGAATAPTATRSGYTFTGWDKAFDNVTADLTVTASWSYNGSGGSGGGDSYTPGTPTITTPEKKPDQPVTATAPITAAGQNGAASASIPDKTVTDAIAKAQADAKAQGKTANGISVALNVTMPKGTTSLAATLTRNSLNSLVSAGVTELEISGAPVSLSLDLNALKEIQKQSSGDISISFTPVTGLSKAAKALLGNRPVYSITISYTDKHGKTQNISSLGSGKATLSIPYTPGKNEAVGYLFGVYVDGAGNATRIPGSAYDPNSRSLLLGTNHFSVYGVGYEAPSAKFTDISTHWGKESIDYVVGRGLLSGTSKTTFAPDTAMTREMLVTALGRLTGVDVKAYTTNSFTDVKAGSTFRPYIEWAYKKGIVQGIGNQQFAPDRAITREEVAVIFANYAKATGYKLPVTREAVTYADASSIGSIYKAAVTAMQQAGIMMGETNNRFNPKSNATRAEVSAMLHRYIKLTIDPDTAQGWALNDAGQYLYYKDGKALTGTQTIDGVKYFFNTDGTLKTGWVKDGGNWRYYTGNKVAVDWLDISDKRYYFTKDGVMVSGKWLEIDGKWYYCNADGSLAKNTKVDGYEVDKNGVRKTK